One window from the genome of Gimesia aquarii encodes:
- a CDS encoding YiiX/YebB-like N1pC/P60 family cysteine hydrolase, with protein MSLFLSITILAFAPQIPHENEQPPAQAEKPQMTTNFTTFDQLADSLSSRVQTGTLLFSKGDCLAVRIYTKSAYTHVAMVVIRNGEPLVYDSMNGTGARCLTLKNYLNTQRPATIHIFQPKTKFNPSMTAEYEHYLDQKLGTPYSIKHHLTGSRAKGIHCAEYAIDALSACNLMKANAPAKVSPASLVTGIVKSDRYTPSITFELKRPPRVSEKSSSWCHQLWIDTKNCTSACCIKLRGWVFCQ; from the coding sequence CCCCATGAAAATGAGCAGCCACCTGCCCAGGCTGAAAAACCACAAATGACAACCAATTTTACAACTTTTGACCAACTGGCCGATTCACTCTCTTCCCGCGTTCAGACAGGCACTCTGCTATTCAGCAAAGGAGACTGTCTGGCAGTTCGCATTTACACAAAAAGTGCTTATACACATGTCGCGATGGTTGTGATCCGAAATGGCGAACCATTAGTTTACGACAGTATGAACGGAACAGGAGCCCGCTGCCTGACGCTGAAAAATTATTTGAATACTCAGCGTCCTGCTACGATTCATATCTTTCAACCAAAAACAAAATTCAATCCGTCCATGACAGCTGAATATGAACATTATCTGGATCAAAAATTGGGAACGCCTTATTCAATCAAACATCACTTGACCGGAAGCAGAGCTAAGGGAATCCATTGTGCGGAATACGCCATAGATGCATTATCTGCTTGCAATTTGATGAAAGCGAACGCCCCCGCCAAAGTCTCTCCGGCTTCTTTAGTCACGGGGATCGTTAAATCGGATCGCTATACTCCTTCGATCACTTTCGAGTTGAAAAGACCACCGCGCGTGTCAGAAAAATCGAGTAGCTGGTGCCATCAACTCTGGATTGATACCAAAAACTGTACTTCTGCCTGCTGTATTAAACTGCGGGGATGGGTCTTCTGCCAATAA